One genomic window of Cystobacter fuscus DSM 2262 includes the following:
- a CDS encoding sugar transferase: MLRVFHHYFSARKLTLFLIEGAAIALACVLGAMACARMLAPADGSLALARSMTGLMLLGVTFVPTFQFSLYLMDLYDLRVAAEDRGRGARLLKAAGVTTAVVGLLMLVAPAVLPIQLPPGALLGGAVGALVGTGLVRYSLRAVVGGPSRVLIVGDGLKARALATAIEQGGEDSFHVVAMVDPRRPRVGSQALEPVNVTAERLKADFVVQAADDMRGANWMDALLRCRLDGRRVYEAAGFCERVLRRIPVTHLRTSDFAFADELTVSGARRAAKRVFDILVASTLLICAAPFLLIVMAAIKLDSKGPLFYRQERTGLNGKSYWLWKFRSMRTDAEKNGAVWARTNDDRVTRVGRFIRKTRIDEIPQVLNILTGDMSFVGPRPERPVFIEQLKQQIPFYALREAVKPGLTGWAQIRYPYGASVEDARNKLEFDLYYVKNGSLFLDMSIIFHTVRHVLLARGAR; the protein is encoded by the coding sequence GTGCTTCGGGTATTCCATCACTATTTTTCGGCCAGGAAGCTGACCCTGTTCCTCATCGAGGGAGCCGCGATCGCCCTGGCCTGTGTTCTGGGCGCGATGGCGTGTGCGCGGATGCTGGCACCGGCGGACGGTAGCCTCGCGCTGGCCCGCTCCATGACGGGGCTGATGCTCCTGGGGGTGACGTTCGTCCCCACGTTCCAGTTCTCGCTCTACCTCATGGATTTGTATGACCTGAGGGTGGCGGCGGAGGACCGGGGCCGGGGCGCGCGGCTGCTCAAGGCGGCCGGGGTGACCACGGCCGTCGTCGGGTTGCTGATGCTGGTGGCGCCGGCGGTGCTGCCCATCCAACTGCCTCCCGGGGCGCTGCTGGGTGGGGCCGTGGGCGCGCTGGTGGGAACGGGCCTGGTGCGCTACTCGCTGCGCGCCGTGGTGGGCGGGCCCAGCCGGGTGCTCATCGTGGGCGACGGCCTCAAGGCGCGCGCGCTCGCCACCGCCATCGAGCAGGGCGGCGAGGACAGCTTCCACGTGGTGGCCATGGTGGATCCCCGCCGGCCGCGCGTGGGCAGCCAGGCGCTCGAGCCCGTCAACGTCACGGCCGAGCGGCTCAAGGCGGACTTCGTGGTGCAGGCCGCGGACGACATGCGCGGAGCCAACTGGATGGACGCGCTCTTGCGCTGCCGTCTGGACGGGCGCCGGGTGTACGAGGCCGCCGGCTTCTGCGAGCGCGTGCTGCGCCGCATCCCGGTGACGCACCTGCGCACCAGCGACTTCGCCTTCGCCGACGAGCTGACGGTGTCGGGTGCCCGACGCGCCGCCAAGCGCGTGTTCGACATCCTCGTGGCCAGCACGCTGCTCATCTGCGCGGCGCCCTTCCTGCTCATCGTCATGGCCGCCATCAAGCTCGACTCCAAGGGGCCGCTCTTCTACCGGCAGGAGCGCACGGGCCTCAACGGCAAGTCCTACTGGCTGTGGAAGTTCCGCAGCATGCGCACCGACGCGGAGAAGAACGGCGCGGTGTGGGCGCGCACCAACGACGACCGCGTCACCCGCGTGGGCCGCTTCATCCGCAAGACGCGCATCGACGAGATTCCCCAGGTGCTCAACATCCTCACCGGCGACATGAGCTTCGTGGGCCCTCGGCCCGAGCGCCCGGTGTTCATCGAGCAACTCAAGCAGCAGATTCCGTTCTACGCGCTGCGCGAGGCCGTCAAGCCGGGCCTCACCGGGTGGGCGCAGATCCGCTACCCCTATGGGGCCTCGGTGGAGGACGCGCGCAACAAGTTGGAATTCGATCTGTACTACGTGAAGAACGGCTCGCTTTTCCTGGACATGAGCATCATCTTCCACACCGTGAGGCACGTACTGCTCGCGCGAGGCGCGCGGTAG
- a CDS encoding CpsD/CapB family tyrosine-protein kinase, translating to MEKTMERAGNFLPRVDESAGSPNAVDNRVVSLTAPASIAAEQYRSLYYRLERMRELRPLKVVGITSAMPGEGKTVTTVNLALAAARANPERRILLIDADLRRGQVAQVLGIRGRPGLSELLSGECEVRELVRRFHATRMAVITAGGTPEEPTQALASARMKQFLKLVRDHFDEIYVDLPPTLPFADASILGHQTDGLLMVVRAHHSQAKTVTQAMEQLGGAPVLGCVLNGAEMSAAPYLKEYSSNKK from the coding sequence ATGGAAAAGACCATGGAACGGGCGGGGAACTTCCTTCCCCGAGTGGATGAGTCCGCGGGCTCGCCGAACGCGGTGGACAATCGGGTGGTGTCGCTCACGGCGCCCGCCTCGATCGCGGCCGAGCAGTACCGCAGTCTTTATTACAGGCTCGAGCGCATGCGCGAGCTGCGCCCCCTGAAGGTGGTGGGTATCACCTCGGCCATGCCCGGCGAGGGCAAGACGGTGACGACGGTGAACCTCGCCCTGGCCGCCGCCCGGGCCAACCCCGAGCGCCGCATCCTGCTCATCGACGCGGACCTGCGCCGGGGCCAGGTGGCCCAGGTGCTCGGTATCCGGGGCCGCCCCGGGCTCTCCGAGCTGCTCTCCGGCGAGTGCGAGGTGCGCGAGCTGGTGCGCCGCTTCCATGCCACGCGCATGGCGGTCATCACCGCGGGTGGCACGCCCGAGGAGCCCACCCAGGCGCTGGCCAGCGCCCGGATGAAGCAGTTCCTCAAGCTGGTGCGCGACCACTTCGATGAGATCTACGTGGACCTGCCGCCGACGCTGCCCTTCGCGGACGCGTCCATCCTCGGGCACCAGACGGACGGCCTGCTCATGGTGGTGCGTGCCCACCACTCCCAGGCCAAGACGGTCACCCAGGCCATGGAGCAGCTGGGCGGGGCGCCAGTGTTGGGTTGCGTGCTCAACGGCGCGGAGATGAGCGCCGCGCCCTACCTGAAGGAGTACTCCAGCAACAAGAAGTAA
- a CDS encoding GumC family protein, with amino-acid sequence MERGMTADQVLKALWRRKVLVGAIVLAVFAVGAAIVLVQPNVYEATATVRVQPQRPGEEMVQRTVSELVEQRLLTVRQELMSRPVLQKAIEEMNLYPEIVSEKGIDAAVERMRKDITVRVEGESAFELVYASTDPNVAAQVANRLPQLFAEETLKSRQTQAARATKLFEDEITALSATVTGWEKKIAQFKVAHIGELPEQLEMNMRGLERVGALLQTKSEELRVAEGRRSDLARARNAADSEAGRLEAAESGLTRDLVAARTSWTADHPEVKRLDQELSTMTAKRKDAEGRQWAERQERTRVTSLISAIQKDIEELHQQAKSYQERLDRTPKWAHELGVLQRDYEIARTKYQSVVSRRVEAELAQELELRGAEDLFHVVSPASVPTLAARPDRMSGLLIALLVALGLGLLTGVVLEMRDDSIRDTQELRDRLPLPVLAVVPNMQGKVEKRVLMPATGARNVVPPNSTDSTLN; translated from the coding sequence ATGGAGCGTGGGATGACGGCAGACCAGGTGCTGAAGGCACTGTGGCGCCGCAAGGTGTTGGTCGGGGCCATTGTGTTGGCGGTCTTCGCGGTGGGCGCCGCGATCGTGCTGGTGCAGCCCAATGTGTACGAGGCGACGGCGACGGTGCGTGTGCAGCCGCAGCGCCCCGGTGAGGAGATGGTGCAGCGCACCGTGAGCGAGCTCGTCGAGCAGCGTCTGCTCACCGTGCGCCAGGAGCTGATGTCGCGGCCGGTGCTCCAGAAGGCCATCGAGGAGATGAACCTCTATCCGGAGATCGTGTCGGAGAAGGGAATCGATGCGGCCGTCGAGCGCATGCGCAAGGACATCACCGTGCGCGTGGAGGGGGAGAGCGCCTTCGAGCTGGTCTATGCCAGCACGGACCCGAACGTGGCGGCCCAGGTGGCCAACCGCCTGCCGCAGCTCTTCGCCGAGGAGACGCTCAAGTCGCGTCAGACCCAGGCGGCGCGCGCCACCAAGCTCTTCGAGGACGAGATCACCGCCCTGTCGGCCACGGTGACGGGCTGGGAGAAGAAGATCGCCCAGTTCAAGGTGGCCCACATCGGTGAGCTGCCCGAGCAGTTGGAGATGAACATGCGGGGCCTCGAGCGCGTGGGCGCCCTGTTGCAGACCAAGTCCGAGGAGCTGCGTGTCGCCGAGGGCCGCCGCTCCGACCTGGCCCGGGCTCGCAATGCCGCGGACAGCGAGGCGGGCCGGCTCGAGGCCGCCGAGAGTGGCCTCACCCGTGACCTGGTGGCCGCCCGCACGTCCTGGACGGCGGATCACCCCGAGGTGAAGCGTCTGGACCAGGAGCTCTCCACCATGACGGCCAAGCGCAAGGACGCCGAGGGCCGCCAGTGGGCCGAGCGCCAGGAGCGCACCCGGGTGACGAGCCTCATCTCCGCCATCCAGAAGGACATCGAGGAGCTGCACCAGCAGGCGAAGTCCTACCAGGAGCGCCTGGACCGCACCCCGAAGTGGGCCCACGAGCTGGGTGTCCTGCAGCGCGACTACGAGATCGCCCGCACGAAGTACCAGAGCGTGGTGTCGCGCCGGGTGGAGGCCGAGCTGGCGCAGGAGCTGGAGCTGCGCGGTGCCGAGGATCTCTTCCACGTCGTCTCCCCGGCCTCCGTGCCGACCCTCGCCGCCAGGCCCGACCGGATGAGCGGCCTGCTCATCGCCCTGCTGGTGGCGCTGGGCCTGGGACTCCTCACCGGTGTGGTGCTCGAGATGCGCGACGACAGCATCCGCGACACCCAGGAGCTGCGTGACCGTCTGCCCCTGCCTGTCCTGGCGGTGGTCCCGAACATGCAAGGGAAGGTGGAGAAGCGGGTGCTGATGCCCGCGACCGGGGCCCGCAACGTGGTGCCTCCCAACTCGACGGACTCGACTCTCAACTAG
- a CDS encoding polysaccharide biosynthesis/export family protein yields the protein MGMMGAKSWAVMGMLLLSSGCAHQATRPVDNSDQPYRIGREDVLDVAVWRDGDLSRTLPVRPDGFISLPMVGEVRAEGRTPVELSDQIRESLKPYVQDPRVTVIVREVNSTRVFVTGEVARPGAYPLRGRVSVLQAIALAGGFTDFADRDAIVVLRRQGAEGEPIPVSYSQLVEESKNNEPLDLRPGDTIVVP from the coding sequence ATGGGAATGATGGGCGCGAAATCGTGGGCGGTGATGGGGATGCTCCTCCTGTCGTCGGGTTGTGCTCACCAGGCCACGCGGCCGGTGGACAACTCGGACCAGCCGTACCGCATCGGCCGGGAGGACGTGTTGGATGTGGCGGTGTGGCGCGATGGGGACCTGTCGCGCACGCTGCCGGTGAGGCCGGATGGTTTCATCTCCCTGCCGATGGTGGGCGAGGTGAGGGCCGAGGGGCGCACGCCCGTCGAGCTGTCGGATCAGATCCGCGAGTCGCTCAAGCCCTACGTGCAGGATCCGCGCGTGACGGTGATCGTCCGCGAGGTCAACAGCACCCGCGTCTTCGTCACCGGTGAGGTGGCGCGTCCGGGGGCCTATCCCCTGCGCGGCCGGGTGTCGGTGCTCCAGGCGATTGCCCTGGCCGGCGGCTTCACGGACTTCGCGGATCGCGACGCCATCGTGGTGCTGCGCCGCCAGGGGGCCGAGGGCGAGCCCATTCCGGTGAGCTACAGCCAGTTGGTGGAGGAGTCGAAGAACAACGAGCCGCTGGATCTGCGCCCTGGCGACACCATCGTCGTGCCGTAG